A single Nitrosospira multiformis ATCC 25196 DNA region contains:
- a CDS encoding GFA family protein, which translates to MLETYRGSCHCGAVTFEADLDLTQGSFRCNCSICRRTRFWPAIAKPENFRLLTGESELTQYAFNTRKTYHYFCKHCGVRCFGVGNETPIGKMYGVNLGCLTNVTDEMLSKIPVTYVDGLHDKWSSPPAFFSHL; encoded by the coding sequence ATGCTGGAGACGTATCGGGGCAGCTGTCATTGTGGAGCTGTAACATTCGAGGCCGATCTGGACCTTACTCAGGGCTCATTTCGATGCAACTGCTCCATATGCCGGCGTACCCGCTTCTGGCCGGCCATAGCCAAGCCGGAAAACTTTCGTTTACTGACGGGTGAGTCTGAACTGACACAGTATGCTTTCAACACCCGGAAAACCTATCACTATTTCTGCAAGCACTGCGGTGTTCGCTGCTTCGGTGTGGGAAATGAAACACCTATCGGCAAGATGTATGGCGTCAACCTGGGCTGCCTCACGAATGTTACTGATGAGATGCTTTCGAAAATCCCCGTCACTTACGTTGATGGGTTGCACGATAAGTGGTCAAGTCCACCGGCATTCTTTAGCCACCTGTAA
- a CDS encoding type 1 glutamine amidotransferase domain-containing protein, whose amino-acid sequence MKILIVLTSHDQLGDTGKKTGFWLEEFVAPYYAFKDAGAEITLASPKGNMPPIDPKSDLPENQTHLTRRFRTDGAAQAELAHTKELTYISAADYDAVFYPGGHGPMWDMPDNRISISLLEEFIEADKPIAAVCHAPAALVNVRGKDGEYLVKGMRVTGFSNAEEAAVGLTPVVPFLLEDRLRERGAIYSKADNWTPYVKVDDKLITGQNPASSRLAAEELLRLLHVVAA is encoded by the coding sequence ATGAAAATTCTCATCGTTCTGACATCCCATGATCAACTTGGCGACACTGGAAAGAAGACCGGCTTCTGGCTGGAAGAATTCGTTGCTCCCTATTATGCATTCAAGGATGCGGGAGCGGAAATCACGCTGGCATCGCCGAAAGGCAATATGCCGCCGATCGACCCCAAAAGCGATCTCCCGGAAAATCAGACTCACCTGACGCGCCGCTTTCGGACAGACGGCGCCGCGCAGGCTGAGCTTGCCCATACGAAAGAGCTGACCTATATCTCGGCAGCCGATTACGATGCGGTCTTTTATCCCGGAGGGCATGGGCCGATGTGGGACATGCCGGACAACCGCATATCCATTTCACTGCTGGAGGAATTCATAGAAGCCGATAAACCGATTGCCGCAGTGTGTCATGCTCCCGCCGCTTTGGTCAATGTGCGTGGAAAAGACGGGGAGTATCTGGTCAAAGGGATGCGCGTGACCGGTTTTTCAAATGCCGAGGAAGCAGCAGTCGGCTTGACCCCGGTTGTTCCGTTCCTGCTGGAAGACCGATTGAGGGAACGTGGCGCCATTTACAGCAAAGCGGACAACTGGACGCCCTATGTCAAGGTCGATGACAAGCTGATAACCGGCCAGAATCCCGCCTCTTCCCGGCTGGCAGCGGAAGAACTGCTGCGGCTACTCCATGTCGTCGCCGCATAA
- a CDS encoding glycosyltransferase: MHLSIIIPAFNEELLIEACLESVHASLAANARHGLTSEIIVVDNNSTDNTAELARQAGAQVVFEPVNQIGRARNTGAAVATGDWLLFVDADSILNPGLLADILRLIEQGRIVGCGSAIKMQDLPWWASGVLQLWTATSVLFRWAAGALVVSRADAFRDVGGFDQELYAADEITLSEKLKKWGRMRGLQFPILTKHPLESSPRKVQLYSAGEIFGQIARVLLSPRRSLQDKKHLSVWYDGRR; the protein is encoded by the coding sequence GTCTTGAATCTGTTCATGCATCGCTCGCGGCGAATGCAAGGCATGGCCTTACCTCGGAAATAATTGTAGTCGACAACAATTCCACGGATAACACGGCTGAGCTTGCGAGGCAAGCCGGTGCACAGGTTGTTTTCGAGCCGGTTAACCAGATCGGCCGGGCGCGAAATACCGGAGCTGCCGTGGCCACGGGGGACTGGCTATTATTTGTGGATGCCGACAGTATTTTGAACCCCGGATTACTTGCCGATATTCTGCGGTTGATAGAGCAAGGCCGAATTGTAGGTTGCGGGAGTGCCATCAAAATGCAGGACCTGCCGTGGTGGGCCAGTGGGGTATTGCAACTTTGGACTGCAACATCCGTCCTCTTTCGCTGGGCGGCGGGCGCACTTGTCGTCAGCCGCGCCGATGCATTCCGGGATGTTGGCGGCTTCGACCAGGAACTTTATGCCGCTGATGAAATAACTCTGAGCGAAAAGCTGAAAAAATGGGGACGGATGCGCGGTCTGCAATTCCCGATCCTGACGAAACATCCGCTGGAATCCTCGCCGCGGAAGGTGCAGCTCTACTCTGCGGGAGAGATTTTTGGCCAGATTGCGCGCGTCCTGCTGAGCCCTCGTCGCTCTCTGCAAGACAAAAAGCACCTGTCAGTCTGGTACGATGGGCGGCGCTGA
- a CDS encoding toxin TcdB middle/N-terminal domain-containing protein, protein MANKSPVERQATSNPAGGGDIRGLGETFQPDLNSGVGNYRVPLDLLPGIRNFQPSLALGYSTGAGNGPWGLGWSLLFATISRRTFRGTPSYTEDDTFLFAGQTELVPIGSDTFRASVENGFEQFSRTETGWQVTEKSGIRHTFGTTAESRIEFDDNGTPRVFAWLVERTEDTTGNAITYRYRSEQGQRYIEEIRYAIYAIRFEYEVRPDAFSDFRSGFEQRTTLRCRRITFHVEPLGPAAVRSWSLAYDLAPLSGLSLLRSVTFSGNDPETGESASLPPLQFSYTEFTPSSRRLRKFTAEIGAAPPGLDQPNLELIDLDGRGLPGILSIENGIARYWANTGQLRWAPPRSLPQFPAAFSTAEDRVQFADMDGNGAADVLVGSGTPSGFYRNGGTGAFDGFNRYVRSPQLAFETGGLQLMDVNGDGLVDAVHDGRTGLQVYKNRGAAGWEPPRLVPKDGLPTPVPNLSSGDPRVRLADMNGDKIPDVVLFSSGYFEYWPARGEGHFSESRKMTTAPRFPYPFDPARVFITDINGDGLADVVFVGYDEITYWINQSGNAFSPPQTIRYTPPTSRADTLRVADMSGTGTAGILWTGPYPDYRYLDFTGDVKPGLLSRIDNGLGRVTTIEYATSTAEARRDQEQGQSWMSFLPFPVQVVSAVTIDDAISGLHNVTRYRYHEGHYDGYRREFDGFGRSEQIEEGDASIPSCRTVFHYHTEASGRPSEPDPELRRSLKRKLFRVEVFGEDATPSASAPYRVEESRWIVRIEQTLPDDRRVLFPFVEETVTSTFEREFEARIERRMFSFDASGNVTGEERRGEGGEGAPLIATTRAEYAQDPTGRVRDHVSRIVQRDGDGNLLNELRHYYDGPAFEGLPLGQVTKGLLTRTEKVALHKSTATSVYGAHEPDFPALGYHDGEDQDGEPAWLYDHKRLSLDERGNVLVSRDARGNDTTYTFDEFGLFATSITDAKGFIATVEHDLRIARPRRMVNPNGGVTESRYDPLARIAIVAAPGDTLAIPSVTYSYETSALPALRNTRYRVISGDSRTIAINEYLDGGGALYQRRTEHDGARVSVSGQAVTNVRGKMAEKLESFYAEGLEFEPYPADPSAPRRHFFFDALGRAIRTVHPDGGESSAEYRPFDTLFSDGGDNDPGAEVSFGTPRRELYDSWYRLIGVEERDQSTIRTTRYELDGAGRLRQITDPRGIILSRITRDLTGQEIRIEHVDAGNRLLACDASGNLALQVDAADESINRTYDELNRITATAYGGGEPEQYFYDAGSGANLTGRLARTVAPAGETTYSYDERGNVILRSRLAPGETDALALNYTFDRIGRMTRLSYPDGAVVDFEYYSGFLLRRIPGVVDTIEYTAAGVRTALQYENGVRTEYDYDPVSLRLRELRTHRLETGAVYFHTRYDIDKAGNVAAIEDLRAAAAGFVRTQSFGYDAFNNLLEASSPDPGAGYSHVYEYDQAANFLRNPLISSNPLFYENGGNSNRLSGHNDGINAVTLFGYDANGNVISMPGRTLTFDAKQQLSRVQVAGGTDVVFFYDHKGVLSRREATAGGLTETTHYVDNLFESKDGTTQRWILAGDLPVACVADGMMVFIHNDHLGSAVIYTDAGGNLLTETAFHPFGSVLVAPSGALPPAFATKKLDADIGLYYFNARWYSPVMGRFISPDPLYLYQPEQGLQEPKRLNPYAYAGNNPVRYVDPSGLGFWDVLGAIVIAIAVVVAVVAVSVLTFGVGTAIGFGTLLAYAAVAGLAGAAIGAVVGGIAYGSWEGALRGALIGFTAGANAMIGGMIFGPIIGAALGIITFLAVIPPVAKSDVYQGILGWTSYLMPMSWPGHAIGLVLFALNVVGYLVTFGQVDKLRIRDMQVDWKTGNIFTVGGWVGQLDGRAFNFGGFSFVNTARYVGGEIIPATFEHESGHMLSNAAFGFFQATRVFEGNGLDSFWERIAESNVPPGLRATDPVTPEPDRPKIPQWG, encoded by the coding sequence GTGGCCAATAAATCTCCGGTCGAGCGCCAGGCTACCTCGAATCCCGCCGGTGGAGGCGACATCCGGGGTCTGGGCGAGACCTTCCAGCCTGATTTGAATTCGGGGGTCGGCAACTATCGGGTTCCCCTCGATCTGTTGCCCGGCATCCGTAATTTCCAGCCGAGCCTCGCCCTCGGCTACAGCACCGGCGCGGGCAACGGCCCCTGGGGCCTCGGCTGGTCCCTGCTTTTTGCCACTATAAGCCGCCGCACTTTTCGGGGCACTCCGTCCTATACGGAAGACGACACATTCCTGTTCGCCGGGCAGACAGAACTTGTGCCCATCGGTTCCGACACTTTCCGGGCTTCGGTCGAGAATGGGTTCGAACAGTTCAGCCGGACGGAAACCGGATGGCAGGTTACAGAGAAGTCCGGCATACGCCATACCTTCGGCACGACCGCTGAAAGCCGCATCGAGTTTGACGATAACGGGACCCCGCGCGTGTTCGCATGGCTGGTCGAGCGTACTGAAGACACCACGGGCAATGCCATTACCTACCGGTATCGCAGTGAACAGGGGCAGCGGTATATCGAGGAGATCCGCTACGCCATCTATGCCATCCGATTCGAATACGAGGTCAGGCCCGACGCGTTCTCCGATTTCCGCAGCGGCTTCGAACAGCGCACTACGTTGCGTTGCAGGCGGATCACGTTCCATGTCGAGCCCCTGGGGCCCGCCGCTGTGCGAAGCTGGTCACTCGCATATGACCTGGCGCCGTTATCCGGGCTGTCCCTTCTGCGTTCAGTCACCTTCTCCGGCAATGATCCGGAAACGGGAGAATCGGCATCGCTTCCGCCACTTCAGTTTTCCTATACGGAGTTTACCCCCTCGAGCCGCCGCCTGAGGAAGTTCACGGCTGAGATCGGCGCCGCGCCTCCCGGTCTCGACCAGCCCAACCTGGAATTGATCGACCTGGACGGACGGGGCCTGCCTGGCATTCTGTCGATCGAAAACGGCATCGCGCGATACTGGGCCAACACCGGCCAACTCAGGTGGGCACCGCCCCGTTCCTTGCCTCAATTCCCGGCTGCGTTCTCCACGGCGGAAGACCGCGTGCAGTTTGCCGATATGGACGGAAACGGCGCAGCCGACGTGCTTGTTGGCAGCGGGACGCCCAGCGGCTTCTATCGCAACGGGGGAACCGGTGCTTTCGATGGATTCAACCGATACGTCCGTTCACCGCAGCTTGCCTTTGAAACAGGCGGACTGCAGTTGATGGACGTCAATGGCGATGGGCTCGTCGATGCAGTACATGACGGGCGTACCGGTTTGCAGGTTTACAAAAATCGCGGTGCGGCAGGCTGGGAACCGCCGCGACTGGTGCCGAAGGACGGCCTGCCGACACCTGTTCCCAATCTTTCCTCCGGTGATCCTCGCGTGCGGCTGGCCGACATGAACGGAGACAAGATACCGGATGTAGTGCTGTTCAGCAGCGGCTATTTCGAATACTGGCCTGCGCGCGGCGAAGGCCATTTCTCCGAATCGCGCAAAATGACTACCGCCCCGAGATTCCCTTATCCGTTCGATCCGGCCCGGGTGTTCATCACCGATATCAACGGAGATGGCCTGGCTGATGTCGTTTTTGTCGGTTACGACGAGATAACCTACTGGATCAACCAATCCGGAAATGCGTTCAGTCCTCCACAGACCATTCGTTACACCCCCCCCACTTCCCGGGCCGATACGCTGCGGGTCGCGGACATGAGCGGAACCGGAACGGCTGGGATTTTATGGACCGGTCCATATCCTGACTACCGCTACCTCGACTTTACCGGTGATGTGAAACCGGGCCTGCTTAGCCGCATCGACAACGGCCTGGGCCGCGTTACGACCATTGAATATGCGACCTCGACCGCTGAGGCAAGGCGCGATCAGGAGCAGGGGCAATCGTGGATGTCGTTTCTTCCGTTTCCCGTACAGGTTGTATCCGCCGTTACCATCGACGACGCGATCAGCGGCCTGCACAACGTAACCCGTTACCGGTATCACGAGGGGCACTACGACGGATACCGACGCGAATTCGACGGATTCGGCCGCTCGGAACAGATCGAGGAAGGGGATGCCTCGATTCCTTCCTGTCGAACCGTTTTTCACTATCATACCGAAGCTTCCGGGAGGCCTTCCGAGCCGGATCCGGAGCTGCGCCGCAGCCTGAAAAGGAAGCTGTTCCGAGTGGAGGTTTTCGGCGAAGATGCAACTCCATCGGCCTCCGCTCCCTACCGGGTCGAAGAAAGCCGGTGGATAGTGCGAATCGAGCAGACGCTGCCCGATGACCGTCGCGTGCTGTTTCCTTTCGTCGAAGAGACGGTCACATCGACATTCGAGCGCGAGTTCGAAGCCCGCATCGAACGGAGGATGTTCTCGTTCGACGCTTCCGGAAACGTCACAGGCGAGGAGCGGAGGGGAGAAGGAGGAGAGGGAGCTCCGCTGATCGCGACGACGCGGGCCGAGTACGCACAGGACCCGACCGGCCGCGTCCGCGATCATGTGTCGCGTATCGTCCAGCGCGACGGGGACGGCAATCTGCTGAACGAGTTGCGGCATTATTATGACGGCCCCGCCTTCGAGGGTCTGCCCCTTGGCCAGGTTACGAAAGGATTGCTCACCCGGACGGAGAAGGTTGCCCTGCATAAAAGCACGGCCACCTCCGTGTATGGTGCTCATGAACCGGATTTTCCGGCACTGGGATATCATGATGGAGAGGACCAGGATGGCGAACCTGCATGGCTGTATGACCATAAACGGCTCAGTCTCGATGAGCGCGGCAATGTCCTGGTCAGCCGGGATGCACGCGGGAACGACACGACCTACACCTTTGATGAATTCGGGTTGTTTGCGACTTCGATCACCGACGCGAAAGGTTTCATCGCAACCGTCGAGCATGATCTTCGCATTGCAAGACCCAGACGCATGGTGAACCCCAACGGCGGAGTAACCGAGTCGCGCTATGATCCTCTGGCACGCATTGCCATAGTCGCCGCGCCCGGAGACACGCTTGCAATCCCCAGCGTAACCTATTCGTACGAAACTTCAGCACTGCCGGCACTGCGCAACACGCGTTATCGCGTGATTTCCGGAGATTCCCGCACCATCGCGATCAATGAGTATCTCGATGGAGGCGGCGCGTTATATCAGCGCCGCACAGAGCATGACGGCGCCAGGGTTTCGGTGAGCGGGCAGGCTGTGACCAATGTACGGGGGAAAATGGCGGAAAAACTAGAGTCGTTCTATGCCGAAGGGTTGGAGTTTGAGCCATATCCCGCTGACCCTTCCGCACCGCGACGGCACTTTTTCTTCGATGCACTCGGTCGGGCAATCCGTACAGTGCACCCCGACGGGGGTGAATCGAGCGCGGAATACCGGCCATTCGATACGCTTTTCTCCGATGGCGGAGATAACGATCCCGGGGCGGAAGTTTCGTTTGGAACGCCCCGGCGCGAGCTCTACGATTCCTGGTACCGCTTGATCGGAGTGGAAGAGCGCGACCAAAGTACGATCCGCACGACCCGCTATGAGCTCGATGGTGCAGGACGCTTGCGGCAGATCACCGATCCCCGTGGCATTATCCTCAGCCGTATCACCCGCGATCTCACCGGGCAGGAGATCAGGATCGAACATGTGGACGCGGGCAACCGCCTGCTGGCCTGTGATGCCTCCGGAAATCTCGCGCTTCAGGTGGATGCCGCAGACGAGTCGATCAACCGGACTTACGATGAATTGAACCGCATCACTGCCACCGCGTATGGAGGAGGGGAGCCGGAGCAGTATTTCTACGATGCAGGGAGCGGCGCAAATCTGACAGGCCGGTTGGCGCGAACCGTTGCTCCCGCCGGTGAAACCACTTACAGCTACGATGAGCGCGGCAATGTCATTCTGCGTTCCAGGCTGGCGCCCGGTGAGACCGACGCTCTTGCGTTGAATTACACATTCGACAGGATCGGCCGTATGACTCGCTTGAGCTATCCCGACGGAGCCGTTGTCGATTTCGAATACTATTCTGGATTCCTGCTGCGGCGCATTCCCGGTGTAGTCGATACTATCGAATATACGGCCGCAGGGGTGCGAACCGCACTCCAGTATGAGAATGGTGTGCGGACGGAATACGACTACGACCCCGTTTCCCTGAGGCTGCGGGAGCTTCGCACTCATCGGCTGGAGACGGGCGCGGTCTATTTTCATACCCGGTATGACATCGACAAGGCGGGGAATGTAGCCGCGATCGAGGATTTGCGGGCTGCAGCAGCCGGATTCGTGCGGACGCAAAGCTTCGGGTATGATGCATTCAACAATCTTCTGGAGGCTTCCAGTCCGGATCCGGGCGCCGGTTATTCGCACGTCTATGAATATGACCAGGCAGCGAACTTCCTTCGCAATCCCCTGATCAGTTCCAATCCGCTCTTCTACGAGAATGGCGGCAACAGTAACCGCCTGAGCGGCCACAATGATGGCATCAATGCCGTTACCCTGTTCGGGTACGATGCGAACGGCAACGTCATTTCCATGCCCGGACGCACCCTGACCTTCGATGCCAAGCAGCAACTCTCGCGGGTGCAGGTTGCGGGGGGAACGGACGTGGTTTTCTTCTATGACCACAAGGGCGTGCTGAGCAGGCGCGAAGCAACCGCGGGGGGCTTGACCGAAACGACGCATTACGTGGATAACCTGTTCGAGTCGAAGGATGGCACCACGCAGCGCTGGATACTCGCAGGCGACCTCCCGGTCGCCTGTGTTGCAGATGGAATGATGGTTTTCATACATAACGATCACTTGGGCAGTGCGGTCATTTATACCGATGCGGGTGGCAATCTTCTGACGGAAACCGCTTTTCATCCATTCGGGAGCGTGCTCGTGGCTCCCTCCGGCGCACTTCCGCCGGCTTTCGCAACCAAAAAACTCGATGCGGACATAGGACTGTACTACTTCAATGCGCGCTGGTACTCGCCGGTAATGGGACGCTTCATTTCGCCCGATCCGCTCTATCTTTATCAGCCGGAACAGGGCTTGCAGGAGCCAAAGCGCTTGAACCCATACGCGTACGCGGGCAACAATCCGGTTCGCTACGTCGATCCGAGCGGATTGGGCTTCTGGGACGTGCTGGGCGCCATTGTCATCGCCATTGCCGTCGTGGTGGCCGTGGTTGCCGTTTCCGTGCTGACTTTCGGAGTAGGCACCGCAATCGGCTTTGGCACCCTCCTGGCTTACGCGGCGGTAGCAGGACTCGCAGGGGCGGCCATCGGGGCTGTCGTAGGGGGCATCGCCTATGGAAGCTGGGAAGGTGCACTGCGCGGTGCGTTGATCGGTTTTACAGCGGGCGCCAACGCAATGATCGGCGGCATGATCTTCGGTCCGATCATCGGTGCGGCACTGGGTATCATCACCTTCCTGGCGGTGATCCCACCGGTAGCGAAGAGCGATGTCTACCAGGGCATACTTGGCTGGACCAGCTACCTCATGCCCATGAGCTGGCCGGGCCATGCCATCGGCCTCGTCTTGTTCGCCCTGAATGTCGTCGGTTATCTCGTCACCTTCGGGCAGGTGGACAAGCTGCGAATCCGTGACATGCAGGTTGACTGGAAAACAGGCAACATTTTCACGGTGGGCGGATGGGTGGGTCAACTGGATGGCAGGGCTTTCAATTTCGGCGGTTTCAGCTTCGTGAATACTGCGCGCTATGTGGGAGGAGAGATTATTCCGGCTACGTTCGAGCATGAATCCGGGCACATGTTGAGCAACGCTGCGTTTGGATTCTTCCAGGCGACCCGCGTGTTCGAAGGAAACGGACTGGACAGTTTCTGGGAGCGCATTGCCGAAAGCAATGTGCCCCCTGGCCTGCGTGCCACTGATCCTGTAACGCCGGAACCGGATCGTCCTAAAATTCCGCAGTGGGGTTAG
- a CDS encoding NAD(P)-binding protein has translation MSNEHPVLEQAAPEIYRAVILGAGVSGLCMGRALRKAGITSFLIIEKSAGI, from the coding sequence ATGTCGAACGAACATCCTGTTCTTGAACAAGCTGCTCCGGAAATTTATCGCGCTGTAATTCTCGGTGCTGGCGTTTCGGGCCTCTGCATGGGCAGGGCTTTGCGTAAAGCCGGCATCACCTCATTTCTCATTATCGAGAAATCCGCGGGAATTTGA
- a CDS encoding DUF1579 domain-containing protein, which translates to MKVEPRKEHQWFQKLVGEWTFEVEAMMGPDKPPEKFSGSESVRSIGDVWIQCEGHGSMCDTGAATTLMTLGYDPQKKQYVGTWVGSMMTHLWIYQGSLDEEEKILTLNTEGPSFSAEGKLGKFRDVIEIKSDDHRVLTSHMLGDDGTWHQFMTANYRRKQQE; encoded by the coding sequence ATGAAGGTTGAACCCCGGAAGGAACATCAGTGGTTTCAGAAACTCGTGGGTGAATGGACCTTTGAGGTGGAGGCAATGATGGGCCCCGACAAGCCACCGGAGAAATTCAGCGGCTCGGAAAGCGTGCGCTCGATAGGCGATGTCTGGATACAGTGCGAAGGCCACGGCAGCATGTGCGATACGGGTGCTGCAACAACCCTGATGACCCTCGGTTACGACCCGCAAAAAAAGCAATATGTGGGAACATGGGTCGGATCGATGATGACCCATCTTTGGATCTACCAAGGATCACTTGATGAAGAAGAGAAGATTCTGACACTGAATACGGAGGGCCCAAGCTTTTCAGCTGAAGGAAAACTGGGAAAATTCAGGGATGTGATCGAGATCAAAAGCGATGATCACAGGGTATTGACTTCGCACATGCTGGGTGACGACGGCACCTGGCATCAATTCATGACGGCAAACTATCGGCGGAAACAGCAGGAATAG
- a CDS encoding NAD(P)H-quinone oxidoreductase yields MLAIEIQHPGGPEVLRPAFHPVPQPGPGEILIKVATVGVNRPDILQRRGLYPPPPGASEIPGLEVAGEIVESGEGTIRFRPGEKVCALVAGGGYAEYCAVHESNALPIPSGLGMIEAAALPETFFTVWTNLFQRGKLKSGETVLIHGGTSGIGTTATMLAKAFGALVLTTAGSEEKCRACVALGADFAINYRTQDFVEEVRKFTDGKGVDVILDVVAGDYVARNYKAAALNGRILQVGIQNGPAMELNLMPMLAKRLTHTGSTLRSRTVPEKAQIAQELEQQVWPLLHEGKIKPQIFKTFRLEEAAEAHVLMESGAHIGKIVLMTGATISA; encoded by the coding sequence ATGCTCGCAATTGAAATACAACATCCGGGAGGGCCGGAGGTGCTGAGGCCTGCATTCCATCCGGTTCCCCAGCCCGGCCCTGGTGAAATTCTGATCAAAGTGGCAACGGTCGGAGTAAATCGGCCCGATATCCTGCAGCGCCGGGGCCTTTACCCTCCCCCTCCGGGCGCCTCGGAAATCCCGGGACTGGAAGTCGCGGGGGAAATCGTTGAATCAGGCGAAGGCACAATCCGATTCAGGCCGGGCGAAAAGGTTTGCGCGCTGGTGGCGGGCGGTGGCTATGCCGAATACTGCGCCGTGCACGAAAGCAATGCCCTGCCGATACCATCAGGTCTCGGCATGATCGAGGCAGCGGCATTGCCGGAAACCTTTTTTACCGTTTGGACCAACCTGTTCCAGCGCGGCAAGCTAAAATCGGGCGAGACTGTACTCATTCATGGTGGCACTTCGGGCATCGGCACCACCGCCACAATGCTGGCCAAGGCTTTCGGCGCTCTTGTCCTGACAACCGCAGGCTCGGAGGAAAAATGCCGGGCATGCGTTGCTCTGGGCGCTGATTTTGCCATCAATTACCGCACCCAGGATTTCGTCGAGGAAGTCCGGAAGTTTACGGATGGCAAAGGAGTCGATGTCATTCTCGATGTTGTCGCCGGGGACTACGTGGCGAGAAACTACAAGGCGGCTGCGCTCAATGGCCGTATTCTCCAGGTCGGCATCCAGAATGGGCCTGCCATGGAACTGAACCTGATGCCCATGCTGGCAAAAAGGCTGACTCATACCGGGTCGACCCTGCGATCGCGCACGGTGCCTGAAAAGGCCCAGATTGCCCAGGAACTGGAGCAGCAGGTCTGGCCATTATTGCATGAGGGAAAAATAAAACCGCAAATATTCAAAACATTCCGACTGGAGGAAGCTGCCGAGGCGCATGTATTGATGGAATCAGGCGCCCATATCGGAAAAATCGTATTGATGACAGGAGCAACTATCTCCGCTTGA